A stretch of the Campylobacter sp. 19-13652 genome encodes the following:
- a CDS encoding acyl carrier protein: MELSQKMELIAELLELETSDFTPQTSLDDLEEWDSLAAISYVVIMDEKFGIAAKPEEIQNFKTIQDILDSMK; the protein is encoded by the coding sequence ATGGAATTATCACAAAAAATGGAACTTATAGCAGAGCTTTTAGAGCTTGAGACTAGCGATTTTACTCCGCAAACTTCACTTGATGATTTGGAGGAATGGGATTCTTTGGCGGCTATTTCTTATGTTGTTATAATGGATGAGAAATTTGGTATTGCGGCAAAGCCTGAGGAGATTCAAAACTTTAAAACCATTCAAGATATACTAGATAGTATGAAATAA